The Phosphitispora fastidiosa DNA segment TAGCCATCGGACTGGCCGCAGGTGTCGGCCTGCTGGCAGCGCTAAATATTGGAGAAAAGGCGCTTTATCGTTTTCTGGCGGTGGAACTGCAGACACACCCGCTAATTGGTTCCGCTTTTGGGGCCGGCAGTTTTTCGCAATTCCTCTGGCCCCTTTTGGCAGGGGGGATATTCACTCCAGTTGCGGAAGAAATGCTGTACAGGGGGATGATTTATCCTGCTGCTGCCCGCCGGGCAGGGGTTGCTGGCGGAGTTATTATTTCTGTGATAGTGTTTACGGTATTTCATTTTAATTTGTATTGGCTGGGGGAGATATTTTTTGCCGGACTGGTCTTTACCCTGTTATATATCAAGACCCGTTCAATAATCCCGGGTATTATCGCACATGCAGCGGTTAATTCATGGCGGCTGATAATGGCGTTCCTGGCGTGATTAGCCTGATTAACTGCAGCAGGGAGCCATTAAATTCTTAAAGAGGACTTTAGAGTAACTCTGTTCTTTGATCAAGGTATTTCAGAATAAAAGCAGTAGAAAAACCGAACACAATTGAACCGATGTAGAGATCGAGCGCTGCACGAGGCGGGATATTGATCCACATCGGCATTTTAAAGAGAGTGCCGATGCCTGTCAATAATACCCAGAGAATAGAACCAAAAATCATTCCCTTGAGCCACCAATAGTTGCTCGTAGCGTATCTAAAGAGAGCGGCAAATACTATTCCAAACAGGGCACCGACACTAACGTGTGCCACCAACTGCATAAAATGGGCAAGAAGTCCCTGGTAGTTCTGGCTCATAACCAGAACACCTGCATAATCACCGAAATCCCTGGTGGAAAAGCCAAGCACTGTGGTCAGATTGGCATAAATCTCCTGGAACACACTAGCCAGCATTCCCGAAATTGCTCCGGCAATCATACGGTCATTTTTTAGCATGGCAGATTATCACCCTTTCAAGCTTGTTTAAGCCATATGAACAGCTTGAAATATAGTATTGTATATTTTTATCATAATAATTCGTCGACTCATATTATGTTAGCTGAATGATTCGCAGCCCGCCATTATTGGATGAGGCAGCTAATTGGTTTTTAGCAGACAGGGGAGGTAGGATATGAGGTTTTTGCGGGTCTATGCTTCCGGTTCTATAGCAATAGGCATTTTGCAGGTGATTGACGGGATCCTCTTGGTATTGGGTAAGGGTGACCCAGTGCAGTTCAACTATGTTGTAGCTGTTTTTGAGCTTCTGTGGATTCCTGTTTGTACCGTAATGGTTTTTTTGTTTAAGAGAAATAAAATAAGCATGGTGTCTCCGTATTCATACGTCCTGTACAACTTTATCGGCTGGACAATTGCGGCATTGCTGCTAAAACCGGATGCTGCCGCAATCCCGATATGGTTTGCAGGTATCGGAGCCTTATTTGGAATTTATTATGTAATTATTAATGACCGGTTATTAAGAAGATTATCCCGATAGGGATTGCCGGCGAATTCCTTTGGTTTATCACATTCATACATATTTAAAGATATTAAAATTAAAAGATATTAAAAGGCTGCTGAATTGATCAGCAGCCTGAATACCCGGGTTTTGCCCGGGATTTTTGTTTATCCCACAGATTTCAGCATTTCTTCAGGAGGGGTCACTTTTAAAAACCGCGTTCTGAAAAATTCCATGGCCAGTATTTTCTTTTCGGCCAGGCTCAGCATAGAACTGATACCCCAATAAACACTAAGCGCTGCCGGAGCCTTCCAGAGGAATAACAGTCCTATGACAGCAGGTATAATGAACATTAACAGGTTCCTGTCCGCAGAGGCAAGACCTCCCAGTCCTTGGAGCAGGCCGGCTGTGGCTGGCAGAATATGCAGGTTATCAATGCTGCCTGCATTCACCACCCATGGAATCAGGATACTGCCTGCTGTAGTCCCAAAGTTAACTAAGGCAAAATAGAGGGAAAACAAAATCGGGGCCTGTACCAATATCATTATTAACGGCATCAGCGGGTTTATTCTGTGTTTTGCAACAATTTTGACCAGCTCACTGTTAATCCTGTCAGAGCGGTTTTTAAACTTTTCTGACAGAAGTGACTTTACTTGACCAAGATTCTGGGATAACAGGAGAGCTTTTTGCTGTTTTATGGTCACGGGAAAAAGCAAAACCTTTACCGCCAGGGTGAGCAGGACAATGGCAAGAACCCAGTCACCGGTGAAACTTATCAGGAGATCCAACAGTTGGCTAAACACAGTGCCTAATATATTCACAATATCTTACCTCCTCAGTTTTTAGTTGTAAGAAAAAACAGAGGAAGTAAAGAATGGTGTTTCATCATCATTGTCACTGATTTTAATCTTTCTCCTGACAACCAGATACTTGCGTATTACCGGACGTATGCTGGCCAAAGCCCTGATGCTAACCAAAGGCCTGCCGGCATCGCAGACTTTCCGCACTGCATAGGAGTTTTTGGATAAGAATTGAAAACCCAGCCAGGAAAATACTACTATTAGGCTTACATTAAGCGAAACAGCTAGTAATATATGGCTGTCAAGCTGCATTTGACCCACCACCTAAAGGGATTATACATGTATTTGAAAATATTATATATTGATTCCGGCCAGATTACAAGCTGTCTGCATATGCGAGGTAATCATTTAAAATTGGTTCATTCAATATATATATCATCTGCACAGTTATATGCATTTTCCGGCTGGAATGGTTCATTACAGGCATACCTGCCGGTGTTTAACACCGCAGTTCCCACCAAGCTGCGGAAAAACGGGATATCGGCGTTTTCTTCAATTACCCGGAACCGGTCTTTGTCAATGTGGTAAGTCGTCATATAATTGACCGAAATCTCCGGTTCCTCAGCCATGACGAAAATGTTCCCCTGCTTTTTAAGCTTAAACAGGTATTCCAAAGGGTGTTTCTCTCCCCTGGGGAAGATGAAAAATCTTGCCTCGTACTCATCATGTGTCAGGATCGTAAAGGGAATGTAGCCCAAGGGTATGTTGACATTTTTGGCTGCAGGGATGGGTTTACCGGTAATCGACTCATTCCCGAAGCTTATTTTGAGCTCACCATAGGCCACGAAAACAGGGCTGTCCTCCCTGGCAATAAAAAGGTAATAAAAGTAATCATCAAAGGATAATTCCTCTTTTAACACCACTTTGGCCTTATTTTCGTTATGCGGTTTTATCAATAGTCTCAGCCGAGCCTGCCTCAGGATGGATTTAACAGACACATTTACATAGCTGGACAGGAATGAAACGCTTCTCAGCATTACAGGAGGCGGAATCAGGGGACTCATCAGGTAATTTCCGAAGGGGTAAATGGTGTTTTTCAGCAGGTATCGATAGAAAACTAAAATACCAAGTCCCATGAATATAGGCAGCACATAGAACAGCAGGGATATGCTGAACGTCCACCGGGAGCCGAGGGTTAATATACTTGCCCAGGATATTACCACTACCGCTATGGTTAGATTAATATATTGGATTATCAGGCGTCCGGGGGTGTCGGGAAACAGGTAATGCATCTGATACTTTTCAATAAGCTTGTACATCTTTCCGGTAATATTGGTATCACTCTGATAGGAGAGGTCGAGAAATTCCTCCAGGATGTCCTGAAGACGTTCAACTCTCCGCTGTACTGTCAGGGAAACAAAAATGCCCACAGAACCGA contains these protein-coding regions:
- a CDS encoding CPBP family intramembrane glutamic endopeptidase; the encoded protein is MSADGPVNEAAIWGLKEIIYIFALRAIFGYVTTRLAGPYTGELTGAVVTLADRMLTIILIYLIVRRLTEGWQQALGLKTGGLARQVAIGLAAGVGLLAALNIGEKALYRFLAVELQTHPLIGSAFGAGSFSQFLWPLLAGGIFTPVAEEMLYRGMIYPAAARRAGVAGGVIISVIVFTVFHFNLYWLGEIFFAGLVFTLLYIKTRSIIPGIIAHAAVNSWRLIMAFLA
- a CDS encoding YidC/Oxa1 family membrane protein insertase, which encodes MNILGTVFSQLLDLLISFTGDWVLAIVLLTLAVKVLLFPVTIKQQKALLLSQNLGQVKSLLSEKFKNRSDRINSELVKIVAKHRINPLMPLIMILVQAPILFSLYFALVNFGTTAGSILIPWVVNAGSIDNLHILPATAGLLQGLGGLASADRNLLMFIIPAVIGLLFLWKAPAALSVYWGISSMLSLAEKKILAMEFFRTRFLKVTPPEEMLKSVG